Part of the Numenius arquata chromosome 5, bNumArq3.hap1.1, whole genome shotgun sequence genome is shown below.
CTGAACCTGCCGGTGCGGTGAGATCTCTCCCAGCCTGCCACAAAGGCAACGTGGAGAAAGCACAGAGGTGGGCATAGCCGTGCCAGGCACAAAGACACGAGTCTGCTCATCCCAGCTCAGATGAAGAGCTTGTTTAGCCCCGTGTCCCAGCTCCGCAGTGTCCAAGAGGAGAAGCCtaggaaggaaagcaagaggaGGTGACGCTAGTTGTGTGGCTAAGGGACCTCCTGAGCTGGAGGCGAGACCTTTGTGTGGAAGGTGGTCGTGTCGCTGGCTCTGCGCAGTTGGGTTCAGCTGCTGGCGGAGCGCTCCTGCTTGCTCCGGTCACGCTGCAAAGCTGCAGCCTGCCCACAGCAGGCCCCCAGCAGGAGGTTGGCTCCAGTCAAACTCCTCACCCCTTCCTCTGACAAACCTCCTGCTGCCAAAGGGTGTCCCTGCTCACACCACGTCCTCTTTGGATGCTCTTACATTCACACTCGGCTGTGACCCTTATAGTCACACGGCAGCTGGGTTGAAAGTCTTGGATGACAAGATCCAGCTTAAAAGCACCCGGGCTAAAGAAAGTAAGGATTGAAGGGCAGCGATAAGGGAAAGCTCGTTCTTACTGTAGTGAGATGTGACAGCTACAGAACTGGGGGACCGAGGACGCTCCCACCCACGACGGCGAGGCTGCCTCTGCGTGGCTTTAGATAGCGGAAACTAAAGAGAGGTTGTCGTAGAGCCGAGAAAGCGATGAAATGCTTGTAAGCAGCTCTTGCTTTTCAGAGCAACGCGCTTAGGGCTGGGTTAGACGCGTCCCCTCCGGGGACAAAAGCTGTTTCCCTCTGCAGACTTAGCGTCTCCTTCTTATTTTCCAGTGAACAACTACGTGGAGTCTAAGTGTGAAAGCGTGCTGCGGGAGATGCGGAAGTGCTGCGCCCGGTACCCCAAGGGCAGATCCGTCTGTTGTTCAGGgtttgagaaagaagaaagggagagagaaaagcttaAGGCGACTTCAGAAGGAATTCCCCCATCACCTCAGTAACACAATGCGGCTCCAGCAGGTACCGGAGCGTGGACTCACCTGCAGAGCTCGTCTGTGTTTTTTC
Proteins encoded:
- the CMC4 gene encoding cx9C motif-containing protein 4; translation: MSQKDPCQKQACAIQKCLQVNNYVESKCESVLREMRKCCARYPKGRSVCCSGFEKEEREREKLKATSEGIPPSPQ